The Toxorhynchites rutilus septentrionalis strain SRP chromosome 3, ASM2978413v1, whole genome shotgun sequence genome includes a region encoding these proteins:
- the LOC129776706 gene encoding tRNA-splicing endonuclease subunit Sen2 gives MTKRPLKPKKFTPSNLSSVDPLPVDSVDEQTEKIVGIFTGLSVEVCNPEAMLRLSFGGCFGQGTLSRSFPVSVRNHGLANTQPKVTRERQLERRKEWKRKYDLCAGNSSEDICVMDEETEKQLAAGIISRKQLKHVVMRKQENPFPVAENLSLGYEETLFLIKELKCLEVRTLEGLLLPQEQLIERFVSIKRSFIPSYVAFIYLKARNWVIKSGLKFGGDFLIYHKGPQFFHASYVVLVQPYRDNERLGNIHYMDNHDFQAFNRIAETTAKDLLILEVHYPTSLDPADYVTCMDRLTEFKVSETFPKHHNPTASRNKKDCK, from the exons ATGACCAAACGACCCCTGAAACCGAAGAAATTCACCCCATCCAATCTCTCGAGTGTCGACCCGCTTCCGGTGGACTCGGTGGACGAACAAACCGAGAAAATCGTAGGTATTTTTACCGGTCTCTCTGTGGAAGTATGCAACCCGGAAGCAATGCTGCGACTCTCGTTTGGCGGATGTTTCGGACAGGGAACGCTATCGCGTTCATTCCCAGTGTCCGTACGAAATCATGGCTTGGCAAACACTCAACCGAAAGTAACACGCGAGAGACAGCTCGAGAGGCGGAAAGAATGGAAACGGAAGTATGATTTATGTGCCGGTAATAGCAGTGAGGACATTTGTGTGATGGATGAAGAAACTGAAAAGCAATTGGCTGCTGGAATCATCAGTAGAAAACAGCTGAAACATGTCGTAATGCGGAAGCAGGAAAACCCCTTTCCTGTGGCGGAAAATTTGAGCCTAGGCTATGAGGAAACATTGTTTCTAATTAAAGAATTGAAGTGCCTAGAAGTTCGGACTTTGGAAGGACTGCTTTTACCACAAGAGCAGTTAATTGAAAGATTTGTGAGCATTAAACGTAGTTTCATTCCATCTTACGTTGCATTTATATATCTCAAAGCGAGGAATTGGGTTATAAAAAGTGGATTGAAATTTGGAGGTGATTTTC TTATCTATCATAAAGGACCTCAGTTTTTTCATGCTTCCTATGTCGTATTGGTGCAACCTTATCGGGACAATGAACGGCTAGGGAACATTCATTACATGGACAATCACGATTTCCAAGCGTTCAATAGAATTGCCGAAACCACTGCCAAGGATCTTCTGATTCTAGAAGTTCATTATCCGACCAGTTTAGATCCTGCTGACTATGTTACGTGTATGGATCGGTTAACAGAATTCAAAGTGAGTGAAACATTTCCAAAACATCATAATCCAACGGCTTCTCGTAATAAAAAAGATTGTAAGTAG
- the LOC129776707 gene encoding COX assembly mitochondrial protein homolog produces MAHAYSASGDQSTKIGLNQGGPHGLGDPNDKRLRKVEIDVLIPKIMRDRAKTEKCIPEVKEFEDCCKGSGILMAVKCQKQNEALKKCSMRWYEDETFKAECREMYLQERSEYRRTGIPKKFRIMNMDQTSQ; encoded by the exons ATGGCTCACGCATATAGTGCCAGCGGCGATCAGTCCACTAAAATTGGTCTCAATCAAGGTGGCCCCCATGGTTTAG GCGATCCCAACGATAAACGTCTGCGAAAGGTGGAAATCGACGTACTGATTCCTAAAATTATGCGGGATCGAGCCAAAACAGAGAAGTGCATACCCGAAGTTAAGGAATTTGAAGACTGCTGCAAGGGCTCCGGCATCCTTATGGCCGTTAAGTGCCAGAAGCAAAACGAAGCGCTCAAAAAGTGCTCGATGCGGTGGTATGAAGACGAAACATTCAAAGCCGAATGCCGGGAGATGTATCTCCAAGAACGAAGCGAATACAGGCGAACGGGGATACCGAAGAAATTTCGGATCATGAACATGGATCAGACTTCCCAATAG